One window of Phycisphaeraceae bacterium genomic DNA carries:
- a CDS encoding macro domain-containing protein: MTPEVVKGDMLDQRVDAIVNAWNRNIIPQWLLLPQGVSRAIRKRAGKQPFRELARHGPIPLGAAVVTSAGELPYKAIIHVAGINLRWFATEKSIKDSVVSAMRCAEELGMTSIALPIIGSGSGNRSRETAITHMKSAFAGISSGIRAVIVEYQPGSL; this comes from the coding sequence GTGACTCCTGAAGTTGTTAAAGGCGATATGCTCGATCAGCGCGTTGATGCGATTGTCAACGCGTGGAATCGCAACATTATCCCGCAGTGGCTGCTGCTTCCTCAGGGCGTATCGCGCGCGATCAGGAAACGCGCTGGGAAGCAGCCGTTCCGCGAACTCGCCAGGCATGGCCCCATCCCTCTTGGCGCTGCGGTTGTGACATCGGCAGGCGAGCTTCCGTACAAAGCGATCATCCATGTTGCGGGCATCAACCTGCGCTGGTTTGCAACAGAAAAGTCCATCAAAGATTCGGTTGTGTCAGCAATGCGATGCGCAGAAGAGCTTGGGATGACATCGATCGCGCTGCCGATCATTGGTTCCGGCTCTGGCAACCGCAGCAGAGAAACCGCGATTACGCATATGAAGAGTGCGTTTGCTGGTATCTCGTCGGGTATCAGAGCGGTTATTGTTGAGTATCAGCCGGGTTCGCTTTAG